In Planktothrix sp. FACHB-1365, the genomic stretch TGGCTTGTTCAAGCTGTAATGTTCTTTGTTTTACCCGTTCTTCTAGTTGTAAATTCAGGTGAATCAGTTGACTTTGAATTTGATTTAATTCTAAATGATGCTCAACTCGGACGATGACTTCTTGATATTGAAAGGGTTTAGTAATAAAGTCTACCCCTCCCATTTGAAAAGCTTTAATTTTATCATCCACATGAGATAATCCACTCATGAAAATAATGGGTATATTAGAGGTGGGTGCATGGGATTTTAAATAATTACACACTTCATAACCATTCATCGGCGACATCATAATGTCAAGTAAAATCAAATCAAGGGAATGATTCATCGCGATGGAAATAGCACTTGGCCCATCATTGGCGATGTAAACACAGTATCCTTTACTTTCTAAAATTGAAGATAAAAAAATTAAGTTGTCTAGGGTATCATCTACCACTAGAATCTTTTGATTTTCACCTGAACTTAAGACATTCTTCATAAAGGATAGATTACTAAAATGAGCTTTATAAAGGACAATTTAAACGGAGATATAATAGCTCTATAGCATTTTGATTCCCGATTTACAATCTTTCTAATGGCTGTTTTTTATTTAGCAAATTCAGGCATCCCCTCCCAACATTCATCACCCAAAGACTTATGATTATATTGATCTTAATCAATTTTCTGGATTGAGAAATAGCTGAAAAACAATAAAATATTAAAATAAGGATAATCAAAATTTTAATATTAAGGGTTAAGCTGATCATATAACTTAACCTGAATCAGTGGGAGTCGGACAAGTCTGATTTCAATTTTAAACTTGATTCGGGAAGATTTGGATGGATAAAAATCCTTTCCCCCATAGATTAAGGTACAAATCTCCACTTTAACAATTTACTACATTTACATTAACTGTTATTTTTGGTATAATTTATCCATCCTATCTTAGTGTCGTGAGAGGACTCCCGCCGAGCGCGCAAGACTTCGGCGTGAGCTCAGTCGAACGCTTGGCGGAGAGATGAATCACGACAAAATAAAAACATGAGTAGTAACGAATACGATTTAATTTTCTGGGGTTGTTTGTTGCTCAACATATTTTTTTAGCTGTTCAACCGTGACCCCACCGCAACTGGCAACAAAGTAAGAACCCGTCCAGAAATAAGGTTTGTTATAAAAATATTTAGATGCCAAACCAGGAAATTCCTTGCGAATTAGTCTGCTACTAACAGTTTTAAGATTACCAATTAATGTTGATAGGGGGTGATCGGGTTTGTAGTCGATCAGTAAGTGAACATGATCAGATTCTCCGTTAAACTCCAGTAATGTACAATCCCATTTTTTAAGGGTATCAACAAATATTTCATGTAACCTTGTTAAGATTTCTCTACTAATTGCTTTCCTTCGGTATTTGACGACCAGTACAATATGAGCGTTAAGCCTGTAAACCGATCTAAAACCTTTGTGATACATAGTTGACACTCTCTAACACTAAACGCTATAATACCAGACAAGTTGATGTGTGAGCAGAAATGTTAGACGTTCTCAAGGTAAGGTTGTATCCAAACAAAGAACAGCAAGCAGCTTTAGCGAAAAGCTTCGGTTGTTGCAGATTTGTTTGGAATTATTACCTAGAGAAAACTAATAATCAGTACAAGGAAACCGGAAAAGGGTTAAGTTATTGTGATATGGCGAAGGATTTAACCCAACTCAAAAAACAACCGGATTACCTGTTTCTGAAAGAAGTAACTGCTGCTGCATTGCAACAATCACTCAAAAATTTGGAATCGGCATTTAAAAACTTTTTTCAAAAAAGAGCCAGATTCCCTAAATTCAAAAGTAAACACAAAAAGCAATCCATCCGTTATCCCGAAAGTTGTTCAATCAAAGGAAATGGTGTAAAACTTCCTAAGTTGGGGGTTGTCAAAGCCAGGATTCCAAAAGCAATTAGCAGCAAAATTAAATCTGTTACCGTGTCTAAGACCAGTACAGATAAATATTTTGCCGCTATTTTGTTTGAAGCTGACGATTTAATCCTAAATAAAACTGGGAAAATTTCAGGGATTGACTTAGGGTTGACGAGTTTGGTAACGGTGTTTGATGGTGAAACCTATAGTAAGGTTGACCCAATTAAGCCTACTCGAAAATATGCTAAACGATTAAAAAGAAGACAGCAAGCATTATCTCGAAAAGTAAAAGGGTCTAATAACCGTAAAGGACAGGTTAAAAGAGTTGCTAAAGTTCATGAAAAAATAGCAAACACTAGGC encodes the following:
- the tnpA gene encoding IS200/IS605 family transposase is translated as MYHKGFRSVYRLNAHIVLVVKYRRKAISREILTRLHEIFVDTLKKWDCTLLEFNGESDHVHLLIDYKPDHPLSTLIGNLKTVSSRLIRKEFPGLASKYFYNKPYFWTGSYFVASCGGVTVEQLKKYVEQQTTPEN
- a CDS encoding RNA-guided endonuclease TnpB family protein — protein: MLDVLKVRLYPNKEQQAALAKSFGCCRFVWNYYLEKTNNQYKETGKGLSYCDMAKDLTQLKKQPDYLFLKEVTAAALQQSLKNLESAFKNFFQKRARFPKFKSKHKKQSIRYPESCSIKGNGVKLPKLGVVKARIPKAISSKIKSVTVSKTSTDKYFAAILFEADDLILNKTGKISGIDLGLTSLVTVFDGETYSKVDPIKPTRKYAKRLKRRQQALSRKVKGSNNRKGQVKRVAKVHEKIANTRLDFLHKLSRKLVDENQIIVVENLCVKGLARTKLAKSVLDAGFGMLINFLGYKLEREGGKLIEVDRFFPSTKLCHCCQFKNNSLNLSIREWVCPSCQTHHDRDSNAAHNIREEGIRILSTNTAGHAEIQACGEDIRLVNACIKKHSSVKQESPVERVA